GCGAGGATGTGAGAACCCGGCAGAAGAACTCGGCCATCAAGCTCCTTGTGTCGGACGTGGAGGCGAGCATTCTGAGGCCTACGGCCAAAGGGTCGCGGTTCCTCATCGAGACACCCGGTTCCGTCGTCCAGATCAACAAGGCGCGGATGAACATCAGCGTCAACAAGGACAACCAGACCGAGTACAAACTCCTTTCAGGCGATGTGTCGGTAAACGCCGGCGGAAAGAACGTGAAGCTCGCTGCCAACGAGGTGCTGCGTCTTGCCCAGGAGGGCAAGGTGGTTTCCAGGGGCAGGCTCCTCGGTGTTCCCTCACCCCAGGCACCGGTTAACCTTGACTGGCGCGTAAGCGCCCGGGAAAAGGTCCCTGTCAACTTTGTGTGGGAAAGCGTCAAGGGGGCCGCAAGCTACCACCTCATGGTGGCTCATGACCGGTACTTTTCGAACCTCCTTTACGATAATGCCAAGATTAGGGGTACCGGGACCCAGGTTGATAACATGGAGGCCGGGGTCTACTACTGGCGTGTTTCCTCGGTAGACGGCAAAGGGCGTGAAAGCCTTTCTTCACCATTTTCGGTATTCAGGCTGGTTCATGATCAGACGCCGCCCCTTTTGACCATGAGCGACCCAATCGTTCTTACTCAAGGGACCATGAGCAAGGTTTTCCTCACCGGGGCGGTGGAACCGGGCAGCCGGCTCACTATTAACGGCAGCCAGACGCCGCTTGCTCCGGACGGCTCATTCCGTATCTTTACCAGCCTCGGGAGTAACGTGGGCAGCCTTTCCATAAGGGCAGTGGACTCGGCCGGCAATGTGCTGTCGCGGGTGAGAGAACTGCGATGAAAATCCAGGGAAGGTGGAAGGTGGAAGGAGGCAGGTGGAAGAAGGCCATTGGACCCCACGATAAATCTCCCTTCGACCGGACTCAGGGCAGGCGGGGCAGGCTTATAGCAGTGTGCCTTATCGTGCTCCTTGTTGCCGTTGCGGCGTCGGGGTGCAAGAGCAAGGCTACCAAGTTTATTCTCGCCCAGAGAATTAATGGCGTGGGCATCGCCCTGTATACCAGGGGCAGCGTGAGCGAGGCGCTGGAAAGGTTCCAGAAGGCTGCCGAGTACGCTCCTGATTTTGCTTTCGTCAGGAACAATTCCGGGGTGGGGTACTACCACCTGGGGCAAATGGAGCTTGCGGTGGCAGAGTTTCGCCGCGGGGTGGAGTTGAGCCAGGACACGGCTGAGATCCACGGAAATTTAGGCGTGGCTCTTATGGTTCTGGAGAACAACTCCGAAGCGGAGAAGGAACTGCTGGAAGCCATCCGGTTGAAACCTGACTATGCCCTTGCCTGGAGCAACCTGGGAGTCCTGAGGTATAAGACCGGCAGGGTGAAGCTTGCCGTGACAACCTACCGCAAAGCCCTTGCCCTTAACGAAAACTTCGATCGGCTGCACCACAACCTGGGCGAGGCCCTCATGTCACAGGGTAACTACAAAGAGGCCATCAAGCATTACAAC
The DNA window shown above is from bacterium and carries:
- a CDS encoding FecR domain-containing protein: MAKSPGQKKERFNWKTVVIPFSTLQFWINFFIVMAMISAVFIGVYYQFLSPKAQARRTIAEAEKGFEQAIVMGVKELAFEDYRNIQDNLFGAHKNYDDRKYTEALILAEQTQASLEKAYEILKGEDFFRRERAATFTDLKGNVEIQPAGSMTWEHAKKGMKLTKGDRVRTRSGSKCVVQFDDGSQLTVKSDSLVHIDELSEDVRTRQKNSAIKLLVSDVEASILRPTAKGSRFLIETPGSVVQINKARMNISVNKDNQTEYKLLSGDVSVNAGGKNVKLAANEVLRLAQEGKVVSRGRLLGVPSPQAPVNLDWRVSAREKVPVNFVWESVKGAASYHLMVAHDRYFSNLLYDNAKIRGTGTQVDNMEAGVYYWRVSSVDGKGRESLSSPFSVFRLVHDQTPPLLTMSDPIVLTQGTMSKVFLTGAVEPGSRLTINGSQTPLAPDGSFRIFTSLGSNVGSLSIRAVDSAGNVLSRVRELR
- a CDS encoding tetratricopeptide repeat protein yields the protein MKIQGRWKVEGGRWKKAIGPHDKSPFDRTQGRRGRLIAVCLIVLLVAVAASGCKSKATKFILAQRINGVGIALYTRGSVSEALERFQKAAEYAPDFAFVRNNSGVGYYHLGQMELAVAEFRRGVELSQDTAEIHGNLGVALMVLENNSEAEKELLEAIRLKPDYALAWSNLGVLRYKTGRVKLAVTTYRKALALNENFDRLHHNLGEALMSQGNYKEAIKHYNRALELNPDNTRTFNNLAWAFAQRGENIDDALALSNAALEQNQSNGFYYDTLGWIYFKQGMFDEANQALVKAIEFSPGIPEIHFHMGETLRWQGKYREATVEYGKVLGLEPYGKWADKAQKAIWSIKGL